In one window of Kitasatospora sp. MMS16-BH015 DNA:
- a CDS encoding nucleotidyltransferase domain-containing protein, with protein sequence MTATEADLVLERFVSEVRQVVPTVAVWAHGSLALGDFQPGRSDLDLVAVVEAVPDEEQRGRLADLHRRLSAEEPAAARLHCSYLAGTALAEVEADHVTWAHAMILERPVTPVTRRELLEGGRTLYGPPPVGLLPPLLPGQLEEFIRRDLREFWLPATGKPRLWLRDIWVDLGLLVLARATATLRDGRLITKAEALTELLALGAPPHVVRDIHDRRYGTPKPTHRFQRVRRAMQARAFLRRSIERMPAPQDSTATKNRS encoded by the coding sequence ATGACGGCAACCGAAGCGGATCTCGTGCTCGAGCGGTTCGTCTCCGAGGTGCGGCAGGTGGTGCCGACGGTGGCGGTCTGGGCCCACGGTTCGCTCGCGCTGGGGGACTTCCAGCCCGGGCGCAGCGACCTCGACCTCGTCGCGGTCGTCGAGGCCGTGCCGGACGAGGAGCAGCGGGGCCGGTTGGCGGACCTGCACCGGCGGCTGTCGGCGGAGGAGCCGGCGGCGGCCAGGCTGCACTGCTCCTACCTGGCCGGCACCGCGCTCGCCGAGGTCGAGGCCGACCACGTCACCTGGGCCCACGCGATGATCCTGGAACGCCCGGTGACCCCGGTGACCCGCCGAGAGCTGCTCGAGGGCGGCCGCACCCTGTACGGTCCGCCGCCGGTCGGCCTGCTGCCGCCGCTGCTCCCAGGGCAGTTGGAGGAATTCATCCGGCGTGACCTGCGGGAGTTCTGGCTGCCCGCCACCGGCAAACCCCGGCTCTGGCTCCGGGACATCTGGGTGGACCTGGGCCTCCTGGTCCTGGCCCGCGCCACCGCCACCCTCCGGGACGGCCGACTGATCACGAAGGCCGAGGCCCTCACCGAGCTGCTCGCCCTCGGCGCGCCGCCGCACGTGGTCCGCGACATCCACGACCGCCGCTACGGAACCCCCAAGCCCACCCACCGCTTCCAGCGCGTCCGCCGAGCGATGCAGGCCCGCGCATTCCTGCGGCGCAGCATCGAGCGCATGCCGGCCCCGCAGGACTCGACCGCCACGAAGAATCGGTCCTGA
- a CDS encoding methyltransferase domain-containing protein has product MTSEPRLPQPGDHPDPTSGEPAPASGYLLDNARAEAGERFVQLAELFDRVTLGHVERLGITTGSRCWEVGAGGPGIPEALAAAVGPTGYVLATDLDPSWLREDAGYEVRRHDVALDPPPEPGTFDLVHARLVLVHVPDRARALATMVAALRPGGRLLIEDADTALQPLACLDETGPAQQRANRLRTAVRELLARRGADLRYGRTLPRALREAGLVDVAASGTFPIGGPACNHLEAATIRHVRPELLAAGLTDATELDAHLAAIQAGELDLTLAPLISAWGRRPVESVSTLG; this is encoded by the coding sequence ATGACCTCCGAACCTCGCCTGCCGCAGCCCGGTGACCATCCGGACCCCACCAGCGGCGAGCCCGCGCCCGCCTCCGGATACCTGCTGGACAACGCCCGGGCCGAGGCGGGCGAGCGGTTCGTCCAGCTGGCCGAGCTGTTCGACCGGGTGACGCTCGGGCACGTCGAACGGCTGGGCATCACGACCGGCTCGCGCTGCTGGGAGGTGGGCGCCGGCGGACCCGGCATCCCGGAGGCGCTCGCGGCGGCCGTCGGACCGACCGGGTACGTGCTGGCCACCGACCTCGATCCGTCCTGGCTGAGGGAGGACGCGGGCTACGAGGTGCGCCGCCACGACGTGGCCCTCGACCCGCCACCGGAGCCCGGCACCTTCGACCTGGTGCACGCCCGCCTCGTGCTGGTCCACGTCCCCGACCGGGCCCGCGCCCTGGCCACCATGGTGGCCGCGCTGCGCCCCGGCGGCCGGCTGCTGATCGAGGACGCCGACACCGCCCTGCAGCCCCTGGCCTGCCTGGACGAGACCGGCCCCGCCCAGCAACGGGCCAACCGCCTGCGCACAGCCGTCCGCGAACTGCTGGCCCGCCGCGGCGCCGACCTCCGCTACGGCCGCACCCTCCCACGGGCCCTCCGCGAGGCCGGCCTGGTGGACGTCGCCGCCTCCGGTACCTTCCCGATCGGCGGCCCCGCCTGCAACCACCTGGAAGCCGCCACCATCCGCCACGTCCGCCCCGAACTCCTCGCGGCCGGCCTCACCGACGCCACCGAACTCGACGCCCACCTGGCCGCGATCCAGGCCGGCGAACTCGACCTGACCCTGGCCCCCCTCATCTCGGCCTGGGGCCGTCGCCCGGTGGAGTCCGTGTCCACGCTCGGCTGA
- a CDS encoding globin domain-containing protein: protein MTPEHIALVTASAARLRDRLPEIADAFYRRLFAAHPQLRALFTTDQTLLRTKFAEELHAIVQTIPDFPGFVDRTRALGARHAGYHVRAEHYALVREALLTTLAESVAPQDWTEETATAWRLAYDLTAEAMMLGAAKP from the coding sequence ATGACGCCTGAACACATCGCCCTCGTCACCGCCTCCGCCGCCCGCCTGCGCGACCGGCTCCCCGAGATCGCCGACGCCTTCTACCGACGCCTGTTCGCCGCCCACCCCCAGCTGCGCGCCCTCTTCACCACCGACCAGACCCTGCTCCGCACCAAGTTCGCCGAGGAACTCCACGCCATCGTCCAGACCATCCCGGACTTCCCCGGCTTCGTCGACCGCACCCGCGCCCTGGGCGCCCGCCACGCCGGCTACCACGTCCGGGCCGAGCACTACGCCCTGGTCCGCGAGGCCCTCCTCACCACCCTGGCCGAGTCCGTCGCCCCCCAGGACTGGACCGAGGAGACCGCCACCGCCTGGCGCCTCGCCTACGACCTGACCGCCGAGGCGATGATGCTCGGCGCGGCGAAGCCGTGA
- a CDS encoding LuxR family transcriptional regulator: MSATALLRWPFIGRRAELERIADAAADPGVRAALVCGPPGTGKSRLVEEYLTQAEAKGLRTARLTGSRTAAAMPLCALAPLLPSPALTVASAPQELFAQVYAYVVAQAGERRFVLGVDDLHLLDAASLALLTALCAAPQVFLVASLRGNEPLPDAFTGWWQAGRALRLDLAELARESTETLLHLTLGAPVSGPAAAALWEASRGNLLYLRELVLGGFADRTLVQREGVWCLAAPLRVSDGVAGLVQERLSGLSPAQRTALERLALCEPLSVDELLTDTPEEQLTGLEAAGLIEVRNSGRRQEVRLAHPLHAAALRAALPRLRARTLLLDQIARVRAHGARRGEDALRLAGWQLDATGTAEPDLLLRAAVLAHYAHDLDRMRQLAQAALRQGFDARAALLMATALGELGCADQAVTVLTPAMDQLGGPDLQSAAVVIAWNCFYGSPGLAAARSWLTRTTARGGPELRLPLGAYEARLLSLAGRTGQARELLTALGLDAAEPDLGGVEPTLGPDSVESPLGLDGIEPAPVPLVSYDLLAEPQLPSSTVQSARTEVIVLAAQFRVLYAEGQLERAAALGRRLFERHSRLPDRSGLSHPAGRLAELASAQLELGEFDLACATLREGRQLALRDRVESLAAWFSLQAGRVELARGRMSRAAAQLREALAHGRAGAARDAELAALAALVIGSAAQGELDAGAVTALRALTADRSVTAPDPCRALAWADALEGRPQQARDRLADTAASALAHGEHTAALAMLHDLARLGGAPAAAAVLAGLPDGLSTPLATGPFAAARTAHIHALATQHAAGLDRAGRALAELGAHLPAAEAWTRAAELHRADGSPRPAAASATRAAEARSRCEGAATPALATPAGTPADTPLTTREREIAWLAARGGTSREVAQGLHLSVRTVENHLQNIYGKLGISGRAQLADALGQPAPSPRKADDHDA, translated from the coding sequence ATGTCGGCGACTGCACTGCTCAGATGGCCGTTCATCGGGCGGCGTGCGGAGCTGGAACGGATCGCCGACGCGGCGGCCGACCCAGGAGTCCGGGCCGCCCTGGTCTGCGGGCCACCGGGCACCGGCAAGAGCCGACTGGTCGAGGAGTACCTGACCCAGGCCGAGGCCAAGGGGCTGCGCACCGCCCGCCTCACCGGCAGTCGCACCGCGGCCGCGATGCCGCTCTGCGCGCTCGCCCCGCTGCTGCCCTCGCCCGCGCTCACCGTGGCCAGTGCCCCGCAGGAGCTGTTCGCTCAGGTGTACGCGTACGTGGTGGCGCAGGCGGGCGAGCGGCGGTTCGTGCTCGGGGTGGACGACCTGCACCTGCTCGATGCCGCCTCCCTCGCGCTGCTCACCGCGCTCTGCGCGGCCCCGCAGGTCTTCCTGGTCGCCTCGCTGCGCGGCAACGAACCGCTGCCGGACGCGTTCACCGGCTGGTGGCAGGCCGGCCGGGCGCTCCGGCTCGACCTGGCCGAGCTCGCCCGGGAGAGCACCGAGACCCTGCTCCACCTCACCCTCGGCGCACCGGTCAGCGGCCCGGCCGCCGCCGCGCTCTGGGAGGCCAGCCGCGGCAACCTGCTCTACCTGCGCGAGCTCGTGCTCGGCGGCTTCGCCGACCGCACCCTCGTCCAGCGCGAGGGCGTCTGGTGCCTGGCCGCCCCGCTCCGGGTCAGCGACGGCGTCGCCGGGCTGGTCCAGGAGCGGCTCAGCGGACTCTCCCCGGCCCAGCGCACCGCGCTGGAGCGGCTCGCCCTCTGCGAACCGCTCAGCGTGGACGAACTGCTCACCGACACCCCGGAGGAGCAGCTCACCGGGCTGGAGGCCGCCGGGCTGATCGAGGTCCGCAACTCCGGCCGGCGCCAAGAGGTCCGGCTCGCACACCCGTTGCACGCCGCTGCTCTGCGGGCTGCGCTGCCCCGGCTGCGCGCCCGTACCCTGCTGCTCGACCAGATCGCCCGAGTCCGCGCCCACGGCGCCCGGCGTGGTGAGGACGCGCTTCGGCTGGCCGGCTGGCAGCTGGACGCCACCGGCACCGCCGAGCCCGACCTGCTGCTGCGCGCGGCGGTGCTCGCCCATTACGCCCACGACCTGGACCGGATGCGGCAGTTGGCGCAGGCCGCGCTCCGCCAAGGCTTCGACGCCCGGGCCGCCCTGCTGATGGCCACCGCCCTCGGCGAACTCGGCTGCGCCGACCAGGCGGTGACGGTGCTCACCCCCGCGATGGACCAGCTCGGCGGCCCCGACCTCCAGTCCGCTGCCGTGGTGATCGCCTGGAACTGCTTCTACGGCTCCCCGGGTCTGGCCGCCGCCCGCAGCTGGCTCACCCGCACCACGGCCCGGGGCGGCCCCGAACTGCGCCTCCCGCTCGGCGCGTACGAGGCCCGCCTGCTCAGCCTGGCCGGCCGCACCGGCCAGGCCCGCGAACTCCTCACCGCCCTCGGCCTGGATGCCGCTGAGCCCGATCTCGGCGGAGTCGAGCCCACTCTCGGCCCCGACAGCGTCGAATCCCCGCTCGGCCTCGACGGCATCGAACCCGCCCCCGTTCCGCTGGTCTCCTACGATCTCCTCGCCGAACCCCAACTCCCCAGCTCGACCGTGCAGTCAGCCCGCACCGAGGTCATCGTGCTGGCCGCGCAGTTCCGAGTGCTCTACGCCGAAGGCCAGTTGGAGCGCGCCGCCGCGCTGGGCCGCCGCCTCTTCGAGCGGCACTCCCGGCTGCCCGACCGCAGTGGGCTCTCCCATCCGGCCGGTCGCCTGGCGGAACTCGCCAGTGCGCAGCTGGAGTTGGGCGAGTTCGACCTGGCCTGTGCCACACTCCGGGAAGGCCGCCAACTTGCGCTGCGCGACCGGGTGGAGAGCTTGGCTGCCTGGTTCTCGCTGCAAGCCGGTCGGGTCGAACTCGCCCGGGGCCGGATGTCCCGCGCCGCCGCCCAGCTGCGCGAGGCACTCGCCCACGGCCGGGCCGGCGCCGCCCGCGACGCCGAACTCGCCGCGCTGGCTGCCCTGGTGATCGGCTCCGCCGCCCAAGGCGAGCTCGACGCAGGCGCCGTCACGGCGCTGCGGGCCTTGACCGCCGACCGGTCCGTCACCGCCCCCGACCCCTGCCGTGCCCTCGCCTGGGCCGACGCCCTGGAGGGCCGCCCTCAGCAGGCCCGCGACCGCCTCGCCGATACGGCGGCCTCCGCCCTGGCCCACGGCGAGCACACCGCCGCCCTCGCCATGCTCCACGACCTCGCCCGCCTCGGTGGCGCGCCCGCCGCAGCCGCAGTCCTCGCCGGCCTGCCTGACGGGCTGTCGACTCCACTCGCCACCGGCCCCTTCGCCGCAGCCCGCACCGCCCACATCCACGCCCTCGCCACGCAGCACGCGGCCGGACTCGACCGGGCGGGCCGGGCCCTGGCCGAGCTCGGCGCCCACCTGCCGGCCGCCGAGGCCTGGACCCGGGCGGCCGAGCTCCACCGCGCCGACGGTTCGCCGCGCCCGGCCGCCGCCTCCGCCACCCGCGCGGCCGAGGCCCGCAGCCGCTGCGAAGGCGCCGCCACCCCCGCCCTGGCCACCCCGGCCGGCACCCCTGCGGACACCCCGCTCACCACCCGCGAACGCGAGATCGCCTGGTTGGCCGCCCGTGGCGGCACCAGCCGCGAGGTCGCGCAGGGCCTGCACCTGTCCGTGCGCACGGTGGAGAACCACCTCCAGAACATCTACGGAAAACTCGGGATCAGCGGCCGGGCCCAGCTCGCCGACGCACTCGGGCAGCCAGCCCCCAGCCCACGGAAAGCCGACGACCATGACGCCTGA
- a CDS encoding MarR family winged helix-turn-helix transcriptional regulator, translating to MNKNAEARTRDGSLQSIQRELTAFARRARGRAAELHPELSLVAFSMLDLMIERGGCRGADLAAHFLLDKSTVSRQVTALEKLGYLVREIDPDDHRGQILHPSPAGLAAARAAYEQRRAAFLDRLADWDDTDVARFSAYLERYNADL from the coding sequence GTGAACAAGAACGCCGAGGCCCGCACCCGCGACGGGTCCCTCCAGTCGATCCAGCGCGAACTCACCGCCTTCGCCCGCCGCGCCCGTGGCCGGGCCGCCGAGCTGCACCCCGAGCTCTCGCTGGTCGCGTTCAGCATGCTCGACCTGATGATCGAGCGCGGCGGCTGCCGGGGCGCCGACCTCGCCGCGCACTTCCTGCTCGACAAGTCCACGGTCAGCCGCCAGGTCACCGCCCTGGAGAAGCTCGGCTACCTGGTCCGCGAGATCGACCCGGACGACCACCGGGGCCAGATCCTGCACCCCTCCCCCGCCGGCCTGGCCGCTGCCCGCGCCGCGTACGAGCAGCGCCGCGCCGCCTTCCTCGACCGGCTGGCCGACTGGGACGACACCGACGTGGCCCGCTTCTCCGCCTACCTGGAGCGGTACAACGCGGACCTCTGA
- a CDS encoding GNAT family N-acetyltransferase, producing MEIVSLGYRTDVALLQAGGSVVTDRGGHLVVRTPDNPGFHWGNFLLFAGPPWPGDALRWEVLFQDEFPAARHRAFGVDDAAGAVGSAAERAALGVRAEENVVLTATGLRAPARASAAEVRVLAGDDDWRQALELDHACYGVPEDEAGRRFAEARVAGYRALAEGGHGSWVGAFVEGHLRAGAGLFAAGRGLARYQNVETHPDFRRRGLASAVLHHAARHALPDPDGRTLVIVADPGDHAVRLYRALGFVDAERQVQLYRAG from the coding sequence ATGGAGATCGTCTCGCTCGGGTACCGCACGGATGTCGCGCTGCTGCAGGCCGGCGGGTCGGTGGTCACCGACCGCGGCGGCCACCTGGTGGTGCGGACGCCGGACAACCCCGGGTTCCACTGGGGCAACTTCCTGCTGTTCGCGGGGCCGCCCTGGCCCGGGGACGCCCTGCGGTGGGAGGTGCTGTTCCAGGACGAGTTCCCGGCGGCGCGGCACCGCGCCTTCGGGGTGGACGACGCGGCCGGGGCGGTGGGCAGCGCGGCGGAGCGGGCGGCGCTCGGAGTGCGGGCCGAGGAGAACGTGGTGCTGACCGCGACCGGGCTGCGCGCGCCGGCCAGGGCGTCGGCCGCCGAGGTGCGGGTGCTGGCCGGCGACGATGACTGGCGGCAGGCGCTGGAGCTGGACCACGCCTGCTACGGGGTGCCCGAGGACGAAGCCGGGCGGCGCTTCGCCGAGGCCCGGGTCGCCGGGTACCGCGCGCTGGCCGAGGGCGGGCACGGGAGTTGGGTCGGGGCGTTCGTCGAGGGGCACCTGCGCGCCGGGGCCGGACTGTTCGCCGCCGGTCGGGGGCTGGCGCGGTACCAGAACGTGGAGACGCACCCCGACTTCCGCCGCCGGGGCCTCGCCTCCGCCGTCCTGCACCACGCCGCCCGGCACGCCCTCCCCGACCCGGACGGCCGGACCCTGGTGATCGTCGCCGACCCCGGGGACCACGCAGTCCGGCTCTACCGGGCCCTGGGCTTCGTGGACGCGGAGCGGCAGGTCCAGCTCTACCGGGCCGGCTGA
- a CDS encoding SsgA family sporulation/cell division regulator, whose product MTYHDAPDTPRGHADAPDCAVLLTLQAAALPGLEVPVLACLRYHRDDPYAVYLDNHVDLAEPVTWVFGREILAAGLYGWAGTGDVSVFPEIVGDPDTVVIALSDDTTTALLKAPGLPIAAFLADTQQVVPYGAESAHLDIDQLVLQLLGDEGLPTV is encoded by the coding sequence ATGACGTACCACGATGCCCCGGACACCCCGCGCGGCCACGCCGACGCGCCCGACTGCGCCGTCCTGCTCACCCTGCAGGCCGCCGCGCTGCCCGGGTTGGAGGTGCCGGTACTGGCCTGTCTGCGCTACCACCGGGACGACCCCTACGCCGTCTACCTGGACAACCACGTCGACCTGGCCGAGCCCGTCACCTGGGTGTTCGGCCGCGAGATCCTGGCCGCCGGGCTCTACGGCTGGGCCGGCACCGGCGACGTCTCGGTCTTCCCCGAGATCGTCGGCGACCCGGACACCGTGGTGATCGCGCTCAGCGACGACACCACCACCGCCCTGCTCAAGGCCCCCGGCCTGCCGATCGCCGCCTTCCTGGCCGACACCCAGCAGGTGGTGCCCTACGGCGCCGAGTCGGCGCACCTGGACATCGACCAACTGGTGCTCCAACTGCTCGGCGACGAGGGGCTGCCCACGGTCTGA
- a CDS encoding FAD-binding oxidoreductase — MGMATIEELAGRVHGSVVVPGSDGYEEARRVYNGMVDRRPAAVVRCVNAGDVLATVAYAREHGLDLAVRGGAHSVPGYGTCEGGLVADLGGMRGVRVDPATRTARVEGGATLADLDAATHAFGLGVTGGVVSTTGVGGLTLGGGFGHLARGLGLTCDNLLSADVVTADGRLLVASEHEYPDLFWALRGGTGNFGAVTSFEFRLSPVDTVHVGLFFHEAEQTEAVLKHFREYIATAPEQLGAFAGFQIAPPLPFIPEERHGDTFVIVVACWNGPEAEAEQAFQPFRDAAPVSFELSTPMPYPALQSLFDGLLPPGLQHYWKAAFSPGLTDAAVTAHAAHGPKVPVINSTCHIYPINGACHRVAPEATAFSYRDAGFATVIAGMWPDPADNEANTAWVRDYYAAIAPHSSPGGYVNFMAEDDQGRVSDNYRDNYARLVQVKRAYDPGNLFHVNHNIRP, encoded by the coding sequence ATGGGTATGGCGACGATCGAGGAATTGGCGGGCCGGGTGCACGGCTCGGTGGTGGTGCCGGGGTCCGATGGGTACGAGGAGGCCCGGCGGGTCTACAACGGGATGGTGGACCGGCGGCCGGCCGCGGTGGTGCGGTGCGTGAACGCCGGGGACGTGCTGGCCACGGTGGCGTACGCGCGCGAGCACGGGCTGGACCTGGCCGTCCGGGGCGGAGCGCACAGCGTGCCGGGCTACGGCACCTGCGAGGGCGGGCTGGTGGCCGACCTGGGTGGGATGCGCGGGGTGCGGGTGGATCCGGCCACTCGGACGGCGCGGGTGGAGGGCGGGGCGACGCTCGCGGATCTGGACGCGGCCACCCACGCCTTCGGCCTGGGGGTGACCGGCGGGGTCGTCTCCACGACGGGTGTGGGCGGACTCACGCTCGGCGGCGGGTTCGGGCACCTGGCCCGGGGGTTGGGCCTGACCTGCGACAACCTGCTCTCCGCCGACGTGGTGACGGCCGACGGCCGGCTGCTGGTGGCGAGCGAGCACGAGTACCCGGACCTGTTCTGGGCGCTGCGCGGCGGTACGGGCAACTTCGGGGCGGTGACCTCCTTCGAGTTCCGGCTCAGCCCGGTGGACACCGTCCACGTGGGCCTGTTCTTCCATGAGGCGGAACAGACCGAGGCGGTGCTGAAGCACTTCCGCGAGTACATCGCGACCGCGCCCGAGCAGCTCGGCGCCTTCGCGGGCTTCCAGATCGCCCCGCCGCTGCCCTTCATTCCGGAGGAGCGGCACGGCGACACCTTCGTCATCGTGGTGGCCTGCTGGAACGGGCCGGAGGCGGAGGCCGAGCAGGCGTTCCAGCCGTTCCGGGACGCCGCGCCGGTCTCCTTCGAGCTCAGCACCCCGATGCCCTATCCGGCCCTGCAGAGCCTCTTCGACGGGCTGCTGCCGCCGGGGCTGCAGCACTACTGGAAGGCGGCCTTCTCCCCCGGCCTGACCGACGCGGCGGTCACCGCGCACGCGGCGCACGGCCCGAAGGTGCCGGTGATCAACTCCACCTGCCACATCTACCCGATCAACGGCGCCTGCCACCGGGTGGCCCCGGAGGCCACGGCCTTCTCCTACCGGGACGCCGGCTTCGCCACCGTGATCGCCGGCATGTGGCCGGACCCGGCGGACAACGAGGCCAACACCGCCTGGGTGCGGGACTACTACGCGGCGATCGCGCCGCACTCCTCCCCCGGCGGCTACGTCAACTTCATGGCCGAGGACGACCAGGGCCGCGTCAGCGACAACTACCGTGACAACTACGCCCGGTTGGTCCAGGTGAAGCGGGCCTACGACCCGGGCAACCTCTTCCACGTCAACCACAACATCCGCCCGTAG
- a CDS encoding SigE family RNA polymerase sigma factor encodes MRAEAEFTAFAEAAATRLRQIAYLMCRDWHLAQDLTQTTLTKLYVAWPRITRRDTEPFGYARKVLLNSLLDHKRLRSSTELATDLIPERGPDTRCSTASADVRLTLVDALGLLPPRDRAIVLLRYWEDHSVEATAEILGISVSVVKTQSMRSLAQLRERLGEARAELFA; translated from the coding sequence GTGCGCGCAGAAGCAGAGTTCACCGCCTTCGCGGAGGCCGCCGCCACCCGGCTGCGGCAGATCGCCTACCTGATGTGCCGCGACTGGCACCTGGCGCAGGACCTCACCCAGACCACGCTGACCAAGCTCTACGTGGCCTGGCCGAGGATCACTCGCCGGGACACCGAGCCGTTCGGCTACGCCCGCAAGGTGCTGCTCAACAGCCTGCTCGACCACAAGCGGCTGCGCAGCAGCACCGAGCTGGCCACCGACCTGATCCCCGAGCGCGGCCCGGACACCCGGTGCTCCACCGCCTCCGCCGACGTGCGGCTGACCCTGGTGGACGCCCTGGGCCTGCTGCCGCCCCGCGACCGCGCCATCGTGCTGCTGCGCTACTGGGAGGACCACAGCGTGGAGGCCACCGCCGAGATCCTGGGCATCTCGGTCTCCGTGGTGAAGACCCAGAGCATGCGCTCGCTGGCCCAGCTCCGGGAGCGGCTGGGCGAGGCCCGCGCCGAGCTCTTCGCCTGA
- a CDS encoding SDR family oxidoreductase: MDRWLVTGCSSGLGRALAAAVAASGGQVVATARKPVALEELVRQWPGQITPVALDVRDAEQCAAAVQAAVDRLGGVDVLVNNAGNGVFGTVEEVSDEELRDQLETLVVGPWRLARLVLPLMRAQGAGHIVNVSSLAGRMAFPGLAAYVTGKHALEGLSQALAAEATPHGVRVTVMEPAGYTTGYGNAMTEAAGRLDAYAGATDEMLGGLRAMERLEGLGRPEDFAATVLKVVRSAAPTPLRVPVGPGAYEFLGGVDEAARAEFAAARALVDQG, from the coding sequence ATGGACCGTTGGCTGGTGACGGGCTGCTCCTCGGGCCTCGGACGGGCGTTGGCCGCCGCGGTGGCGGCCTCGGGCGGGCAGGTGGTGGCGACCGCGCGCAAGCCCGTCGCGCTGGAGGAGCTGGTGCGGCAGTGGCCGGGGCAGATCACCCCGGTGGCGCTGGACGTGCGGGACGCCGAGCAGTGCGCGGCGGCCGTGCAGGCCGCCGTCGACCGGCTCGGCGGGGTCGACGTGCTGGTCAACAACGCGGGCAACGGGGTGTTCGGCACGGTCGAGGAGGTCTCCGACGAGGAGCTGCGCGATCAGCTGGAGACGCTCGTGGTGGGCCCCTGGCGCCTGGCCCGGCTGGTGCTGCCGCTGATGCGGGCCCAGGGCGCCGGCCACATCGTCAACGTCTCCTCACTGGCCGGGCGGATGGCCTTCCCGGGCCTGGCGGCGTACGTCACGGGCAAGCACGCGCTGGAGGGGCTGAGCCAGGCGCTCGCCGCCGAGGCCACCCCGCACGGGGTGCGGGTCACCGTGATGGAGCCCGCCGGGTACACCACCGGCTACGGCAACGCGATGACCGAGGCGGCCGGCCGGCTCGACGCCTACGCCGGGGCCACCGACGAGATGCTCGGCGGCCTGCGCGCGATGGAGCGACTGGAGGGCCTGGGACGGCCGGAGGACTTCGCCGCCACGGTGCTCAAGGTCGTGCGCAGCGCGGCGCCGACCCCGCTGCGGGTGCCGGTCGGGCCGGGGGCGTACGAGTTCCTGGGCGGCGTGGACGAGGCCGCCCGGGCGGAGTTCGCGGCGGCCCGGGCGCTGGTCGACCAGGGCTGA
- a CDS encoding TetR/AcrR family transcriptional regulator, whose translation MDTDPSLRERLIDAGVALLAAQGPAALGLREIARHAGVSHGAPRRHFPTHRALLSAIARRGLASLAAHLAAADHPDAPPRERLAALGRAYVGYAVEQRGMFELMFRHDLLDGAEQPDGQGRLREASLPLFGLLAELVGRHRGLGDPVAARREAAALWAGLHGLAQLWSWGSLSLVLGSPEADGELDRLVGTVLDAHLGGAA comes from the coding sequence ATGGATACCGACCCCTCCCTCCGGGAGCGCCTGATCGACGCGGGCGTGGCCCTGCTCGCCGCCCAGGGCCCCGCCGCGCTCGGCCTGCGCGAGATCGCCCGCCACGCGGGCGTCTCGCACGGCGCGCCCCGCCGCCACTTCCCCACCCACCGGGCCCTGCTCTCGGCCATCGCCCGACGCGGACTCGCCTCACTGGCAGCGCACTTGGCGGCGGCCGACCACCCCGATGCACCGCCCCGGGAGCGGCTGGCCGCGCTCGGTCGGGCGTACGTGGGGTACGCGGTGGAGCAGCGCGGGATGTTCGAGCTGATGTTCCGCCACGACCTGCTGGACGGCGCCGAACAGCCGGACGGTCAGGGCCGGTTGCGGGAGGCCTCGCTCCCGCTGTTCGGGTTGCTCGCCGAACTCGTCGGCCGGCACCGGGGTTTGGGCGATCCGGTGGCGGCCCGGCGGGAGGCGGCGGCGCTCTGGGCCGGGCTGCACGGGCTGGCCCAGCTGTGGAGCTGGGGCAGCCTCTCGCTGGTGCTCGGATCACCGGAGGCGGACGGGGAGTTGGACCGGCTGGTCGGCACGGTGCTGGACGCCCACCTGGGTGGTGCGGCGTGA